One segment of Salvelinus fontinalis isolate EN_2023a chromosome 12, ASM2944872v1, whole genome shotgun sequence DNA contains the following:
- the uts2d gene encoding urotensin 2 domain containing, whose product MDKTVSVNYWLGLVAFLLLQGVVSVEGRSIFNPGNHVYQQREGTDGQNKILAFLLHKSLEPVERNDALGLHLDNKLAELEELEALKEGLELERELSSNVLAEDKSIPRKRDCFWKYCV is encoded by the exons ATGGACAAGACTGTCTCTGTGAACTACTGGCTGGGACTGGTAGCCTTCCTGCTCCTACAAGGGGTAGTCAGTGTGGAGGGCAGAAGCATCTTCAACCCTG GAAACCATGTTTATCAGCAAAGGGAAGGCACAGATGGCCAGAACAAGATTCTAGCATTTCTACTACATAAAAGCTTAGAACCTGTTGAAAGAAATGACGCTTTAG GTTTACATTTGGACAACAAACTAGCAGAGTTGGAGGAG CTAGAGGCTTTGAAGGAGGGCTTGGAGCTGGAGAGGGAGCTCTCATCCAATGTATTAGCAGAGGACAAGTCCATACCGAGGAAAAGGG ATTGTTTCTGGAAGTACTGTGTATGA
- the LOC129867426 gene encoding leucine-rich repeat-containing protein 15-like — MDLSINLHPFLLLFSISGVLGVCPDGCQCRDSKILCQGRSITEFPSSVPGSTTTFYISNTNITALKPHDLAAFAEALGIFVVKDTGIREVFPGTFDLTHNLGALGFTGTDLNDLPEALFLNLVKLESLTLSGNKLLVLRPAWLNSLTALRTLDIGKNLITSVPEEAFRSVTELQHLSLARNNISQFSRDTFRGLRNLKSLRLNRNALREIPAGALDDLVSLEEISLQDNAITHLPANLFSQLQSLQKLYLSSNRLTSLPQGIFLNLPNLAQISLYENELQSLSPGVFGPMALKELWLYDNRLTHLEGKTFSNLTQLRLLVLSRNQISSVSPRAFSGLAELGEVSLHTNLLTSLREGTFQGLPKLVNISLKHNYISSLPAGLLQGQTQLGQLVLYNNSLPNLPSELLSTLTVAKEVLLADNPWRCDQDIVPLRDWLTRHPTKTNLSAVVCLTPSALSGYSIANLTNDELMQDTTSAIPDIAPTEKRRKPHTPPPKTSTPSPAAEATPTQEQGEDTGRGRGNGEGLSRNTQIIITAVVCTAIIISLLVCCVCWRRNKRGSRNLDHRNKNNSVI; from the coding sequence ATGGACCTGTCAATCAACCTCCAcccttttctcctcctcttttccaTCAGTGGAGTTCTTGGAGTGTGCCCAGATGGATGCCAGTGCAGGGACAGCAAAATCCTCTGCCAAGGCAGGTCAATCACAGAGTTCCCGTCCTCAGTGCCTGGCTCTACCACCACCTTCTACATCTCCAACACCAACATTACCGCTCTCAAACCCCATGACTTGGCTGCTTTTGCCGAGGCCCTTGGCATCTTTGTGGTCAAAGACACTGGGATCAGAGAGGTGTTCCCTGGCACCTTTGACCTCACCCATAACTTGGGTGCCCTGGGCTTCACAGGCACTGATCTGAATGACCTGCCTGAGGCCCTGTTTCTAAACCTGGTGAAGCTGGAATCTCTGACTCTGAGCGGCAACAAGCTCCTGGTGCTCCGCCCTGCCTGGCTCAACTCCCTCACTGCTCTTAGGACCCTGGACATAGGCAAGAATCTCATCACGTCTGTCCCTGAGGAGGCCTTTCGCTCCGTCACTGAGCTGCAGCATCTCTCCCTAGCCAGGAATAACATCAGTCAGTTCTCAAGGGACACCTTCAGGGGCCTGAGAAATCTCAAATCCCTGCGTCTGAACCGGAACGCTCTCAGGGAGATCCCTGCCGGAGCGTTGGATGACCTGGTGAGCCTGGAGGAGATTTCTCTGCAGGATAACGCCATCACTCATCTCCCCGCTAACCTGTTCTCCCAGCTGCAGAGCCTGCAGAAGCTTTATCTCTCCAGCAACCGTCTGACTTCCCTCCCACAGGGGATTTTCCTCAACCTCCCAAACTTGGCCCAGATTTCCCTGTATGAGAATGAGCTCCAGAGTCTGTCCCCAGGGGTTTTTGGGCCCATGGCCCTGAAGGAGCTGTGGCTGTATGACAACCGGCTGACACACCTGGAGGGCAAAACTTTCAGCAACCTGACCCAGCTACGTCTGCTGGTGCTGAGCCGGAACCAGATCAGCTCTGTGTCCCCCAGGGCCTTCAGTGGGCTGGCCGAGCTGGGGGAAGTGTCCCTGCACACCAACCTCCTCACCAGCCTGCGGGAAGGGACCTTCCAGGGGCTGCCCAAGCTGGTCAACATATCCCTCAAGCACAATTACATCAGCTCCCTCCCCGCAGGGCTTCTCCAGGGCCAGACCCAACTTGGCCAGCTGGTCCTCTACAACAACTCCCTACCCAACCTGCCCTCAGAGCTCCTCAGCACCCTAACGGTGGCCAAGGAGGTGTTGCTGGCTGACAACCCCTGGAGGTGCGACCAGGACATTGTGCCACTGCGAGACTGGCTGACACGGCACCCCACCAAGACCAACCTCAGTGCTGTGGTGTGCCTCACGCCCTCTGCCCTGAGCGGTTACAGCATAGCCAACCTGACCAACGACGAGCTGATGCAGGATACTACGTCAGCCATCCCTGATATCGCCCccacagagaagaggaggaaacccCACACCCCCCCTCCTAAGACGAGCACCCCCTCTCCTGCTGCAGAGGCCACACCCACCCAGGAGCAGGGGGAGGACACCGGCAGGGGGCGCGGGAACGGAGAGGGCTTGTCCAGGAACACGCAGATCATTATCACCGCGGTGGTCTGCACCGCCATCATCATCAGTCTCCTCGTCTGCTGCGTCTGTTGGAGGAGGAACAAGAGAGGCAGCCGCAACCTTGACCACAGGAACAAAAACAACTCGGTCATCTAG